From Domibacillus sp. DTU_2020_1001157_1_SI_ALB_TIR_016, a single genomic window includes:
- the sufC gene encoding Fe-S cluster assembly ATPase SufC — protein MSQSTLTIKNLHVSIDGKEILKGVNLEIKGGEFHAIMGPNGTGKSTLSSAIMGHPKYEVTEGSITFDGEDVLEMEVDERGRAGLFLAMQYPSEITGVTNAEFLRSAVNARREEGDEISLMKFIRQMDANMDVLEMDQDMAQRYLNEGFSGGEKKRNEILQLMTIQPKIAILDEIDSGLDIDALKVVSKGINKMRGEDFGCLMITHYQRLLNYITPDYVHVMMQGKIVKSGGAELAERLEAEGYDWIKQELGIEDETVQ, from the coding sequence ATGTCACAATCAACGTTAACAATCAAAAATCTTCACGTCTCAATCGACGGAAAAGAAATTTTAAAAGGGGTAAACCTTGAAATCAAAGGCGGCGAGTTTCATGCGATCATGGGACCGAACGGAACAGGTAAATCCACTCTTTCGTCTGCAATCATGGGCCACCCAAAATATGAAGTAACAGAAGGTTCGATCACGTTTGATGGTGAAGACGTGCTTGAGATGGAAGTAGATGAGCGCGGACGTGCAGGTCTTTTCCTTGCGATGCAGTACCCGAGTGAAATTACAGGTGTTACAAACGCTGAGTTTCTTCGTTCAGCTGTAAACGCGCGCCGTGAAGAAGGCGATGAAATTTCCCTTATGAAATTTATCCGCCAAATGGATGCAAACATGGACGTTCTTGAAATGGACCAGGATATGGCACAGCGTTACTTAAACGAAGGCTTCTCCGGCGGTGAGAAAAAGCGCAACGAAATTCTTCAATTAATGACAATTCAGCCGAAAATTGCGATCCTTGACGAAATCGACTCCGGTCTTGATATCGATGCATTAAAAGTGGTTTCAAAAGGAATCAATAAAATGCGCGGCGAAGATTTTGGCTGCCTTATGATTACGCACTATCAGCGTCTTCTGAACTACATTACACCTGATTATGTTCATGTTATGATGCAGGGTAAAATCGTGAAATCCGGTGGAGCGGAACTAGCGGAACGCCTTGAAGCAGAAGGATATGACTGGATCAAGCAGGAACTTGGCATCGAAGACGAAACGGTGCAGTAA
- a CDS encoding MetQ/NlpA family ABC transporter substrate-binding protein, translating into MNKKWLLGLLTAAIMLVLAACGGGDKAEDKESSSGGSSEDDKTIVVGASNTPHAVILEQAKPILKEQGYDLQIETFQDYVLPNTALEEGDLDANYFQHIPYLELQEKEQGYDFANAGAIHLEPMAVYSKKYKSLKDLPKGATIILSNSVAEHGRVLMLLEKEGLIKIKDGIDKTQASLEDIAENPKDLQFDYDYEPALLPQIYNNEEGDAVVINSNYAIDAGISPTKDSVAIESTDSPYANLIVTRTGDENSEKIKALVEVLKSKEIQDFITKEWNGAVVPVTE; encoded by the coding sequence ATGAATAAAAAATGGCTTCTAGGCTTGTTAACAGCTGCCATTATGCTTGTGCTTGCAGCTTGCGGCGGCGGGGACAAAGCGGAAGATAAGGAATCGTCTTCAGGCGGTTCGTCTGAAGACGATAAAACAATTGTTGTTGGAGCATCTAACACACCGCACGCAGTTATTTTGGAGCAGGCAAAGCCAATCTTAAAAGAACAAGGCTACGACCTGCAAATTGAAACGTTCCAGGACTATGTACTTCCAAACACAGCGCTTGAAGAAGGCGATTTAGATGCAAACTACTTCCAACACATCCCATACCTTGAGCTTCAAGAGAAGGAACAAGGATATGACTTTGCAAATGCTGGCGCTATTCACCTTGAGCCAATGGCTGTTTACTCAAAAAAATATAAAAGCCTGAAAGACCTTCCAAAAGGTGCTACGATCATCCTAAGTAACTCAGTTGCTGAGCATGGCCGTGTATTGATGCTTTTAGAAAAAGAAGGTTTAATCAAAATCAAAGATGGTATCGATAAGACCCAAGCTTCACTTGAGGATATTGCTGAAAATCCAAAAGATCTTCAGTTTGACTACGATTACGAGCCAGCACTTCTTCCGCAAATTTATAATAACGAAGAAGGCGATGCAGTTGTGATTAACTCAAACTATGCCATTGATGCCGGCATCAGCCCGACAAAAGATTCTGTTGCGATTGAAAGCACAGATTCACCATATGCAAACTTGATTGTTACACGTACGGGTGATGAAAATTCAGAGAAAATCAAAGCATTGGTTGAAGTATTGAAATCAAAAGAAATTCAAGACTTCATTACAAAAGAATGGAACGGGGCAGTCGTTCCGGTTACAGAATAA